The window CTTTCGGGAATCCGCAAAGGTCCATCATTCCGAAATAAGACAAGTTTGAAGGCCAAGAATAAGGTGTTGGCTCTCCGTGATAGTCCAAACCAGTCCAGATAAACATACCTGTCAAGTAATCACGGGCTGCATAATATTGCCAGCTGCCTTCAATGGTGTACCAGATTTCTCTTGGCTTCCTGTCATAGGCAGCAATGTATTGCTTCACTGAGTCATCGAAATAAATGCCTCTTGTAGCAAACGTAGAACCTTCTTCTGTTCCGATTGTTGGTGTATTCGGGAACTGCTTGTGGTATTCGTCTGTATTGCCATGAGGTAAATAGTTGAAACCCATTACGTCAATGGTTGTGGAAATACCATGTCCCCAACCTCCACTGATCGCTGCATTGATCGGACGGGTAGTATCATACTGCTTGGCAAATTCCTGCATTTTGGCAGCAATCCTTGCTCCTTTCTCATTGCCTTCAATCATCCACTCCTCATTTCCGACAGACCAAACGATCACTGACGGGTGGTTGCGGTCACGTTCCATCAACCTTGACACTTCGTGTAATGCCTCATCATGCGTTCCCATCAAGCGGTTCTCATTGATCACCAGCATACCCATCTCATCACAAAGGTCTAGCAGTTCAGGTGTTGGAGGGTTGTGGGAACTACGGATAGCATTACTTCCCATATCCTTCAGCAAACTGATTCTGTATGCCATCACACCTTTTGTCATGGCTACACCAACACCCGCATGATCCTGATGCAGGTTTGTTCCTTTCAACTTTACGTGCTTTCCATTCAGGAAGAATCCTTTGTCAGCATCAAACTTGATGGTTCTGATACCGAATCTGGTAGTGTATTCATCGACTAGTTGACTTCCCTGATAAACTTTTGTCTTACAAGTGTACAACTGAGGTTGCTCTAAAGACCAAAGTGATGGATTCTCTACCGTTAATTGCTCTTTCAATTCCGAACCTGAAACACCATTCAGTTTGACCTTACTGTTATCAGACTTTGCGACAAGTGTACCTTCCGGATTGTAAATCTCATGGGTCAGTTTCGCTTCAGTACCCTCAAGTGCTGCATTGAAAACCTTAGCCTCCACTGTTACAATTGCCGCATTGCCATTGATTTCACTATGGATAAAAGTGCCGTTTTTAGGAATGTGCAAAGGTGCAGTCTTTCTCAACCAGACATTACGGTAAATACCCGCTCCTTCATAGTACCAGCCTTCTTCCATGGTGACATCTGCACGAACGGCAATTACATTCTCTCCCCCATAATTCAGGTACTCAGAAATGTTGTAGCTGAAGCTTTGGTAACCGCTTGGTTCCTGTCCAAGATAGAATCCATTGACCCAAACCTGAGCATTTCTTGATACACCATCAAAGTCAATGAAAAACTGCTTTCCATCGTCTTCAGCTGCTACATTGAAGTGCTTGCGGTACCAGCCTACACTTGTTTCAGGGAAATTTCTGCCTACTGTCTTGTAACCGTGGCTATGGCTTGCCTTTTCACTGAACGGCATCTCTGCTGCCCAATCGTGCGGCAAATCAAGCTCACGCCATGCCCTGTCATCAAATGCTTGGGCAGTAGCACCATCTCCATAACCCGCTTTTGCCAAATAGGTAAAGTATCCGGTTCCGGTACCAAAGTCCTTTTGCGTATCAAAAGGGTGACCGTAAGCAAATCGCCAATCCCTATTGAAGTTGATCTTTTCCCGATCGTTAGCGTAACTAAGCTTCGGGAGAAGCAAGGCTGCAAACAGTAATAAACCTAAAAAATATGCTCTCATTTTTTGTCGATGTCTATTTTAACTCCTCTATTCGGAAATTTCTTGATATAGGCTGATGGCAACATGCCATACTCTTTCTCGAAATACTTACTGAAGTACCTTGGGCTATTGAAACCTACCTCATAAGCAATCTCAGAGATGGACAGCTGGCTTTTCTCCAGCAGTTGCATACCCCTTTTTAATCTTATAATTCTAATAAACTCAATTGGTGACTTACCGGTAATCGCAGTCAGCTTTTTATATAGCTGCACCCTACTCATACCCAACTCCTTACTCAGGTCTTCTACCGAGAACTTTGGTTCTGCAATGTTTTCCTCTACCAGTCCCATTGCTTTCTTGATAAGCTTCTCATCAATCGGCGTGATCTCCACCTCTGATGGGGTCACCTCCATTTTCTGCTGGAAATTCTGATGAGCTGCCTTTCTACGGCTCATGTACTGCTCAATTCTCAGTTTCAGAATATCCATTCGGAATGGTTTCGTGATATAGTCATCAGCACCTGTCTCATACCCTCTGAGCTTGTCTTCATCACCAGAACGAGCCGTAAGAAGTATGATTGGGATATGTGATGTTTCCACGTCTGACTTCAGTCTTTTACAAAGTTCCAAGCCATCCATTTCCGGCATCATGACATCGGAGATAATCAAGTCAGGCGAGGCCTTTTTAGCCATATTCAGACCTGCCAATCCATCCTCTGCCTCAATCACAGCATACTGATCTTCTAAGGTCTCACGCATAAAGTGACGGAAGTCTGCATTATCTTCTACCAACAATACAGTAGGCTGTGTTGACTTTTCAATTGTTTCTTCCTCTTCCTGTACTTCATTTGGTTCAGACACTTCTACTTCTTCTGCAATTGGCGCTTCAGCATGTTCAACATCAGAGCGAATTGGTAGCTGAACAATAAAAGTAGAGCCCTTACCTATTTCACTTTCAACCTTAATATCACCACCATGAAGCAGCACCATTTCCTTTACAAGGTTTAGCCCAATACCTGAACCGCCAATGCCCATTGACTTCACATTATCAGACTGATAGAAACGGTTAAAGATTTTATCCAAATCTGAAGCCTCTATACCAGTACCCGTATCTGTCACTGCCAGCTCCAACCCTCCTGTTCCATCGAACAGCTCAGGTTTTGTGCTGATTTTTACATGAACGGCTCCATTTGGAGAGGTAAACTTGAGTGCATTTGAAAGTAGGTTCATGGCTATTTTCTTCACCTTCTCCTGATCGAACATAAAGGATTCGGCTTTTACCTCACTCTCATATTTGAAGTCAATCTTCTTTTTCTTAAAACCTTCTTCGAACATCTCACAGACATCCAACAGGAACGAGACTGCATCTCCATACGAGAGATTCAGCTGCATGCCATGCAGATCCAGTCTTCTGAAGTCCAGTAACTGATTGACAAGGTTCAACAGCTCATGTGCATTCTTCTCAATTACACCTAACACCTTTTTCTGACTCTCGCCCAAATTCTCATTCATCAATTTCTCAATAGGTGTCAGAATCAGGGTCAGTGGCGTTCTCAACTCATGGCTGATATTGGTCAAAAACTTTAACTTAAGGTCATCCAGCTCTTGGTTACGTTTTGTCTGCAAGCGTTCCTGTTCTGCAATAAATTTCTGTCTTTCCCGCTTGAGCATGTAATACCTGTACAGAATCAACCCCATAATAAGCAGCAGCCCATAAATCACATACGCCAAAGGTGTCATGTAAAATGGAGGCAATACTGTAATTTTCAAGGTTGAATACTTATCCTGCCAATTGTCCCCTTTTGATGCTTTTACCTTAAATACATAATCTCCAGGGTTTAGGTTGGTATAGGTCACTCTTGGGAAATCATCCCCCATCAGTACCCAATCCTGATCAAAACCCTCCAGCATATAGGCAAACTGAAGTTCATCCGTAAAGTAATCCAGTGTGGCAAATTCAATAGAGAAGACATTCATATTGTGCTTCAGCTCCACTTCCTCCGTATCCTCAATGCATTGTTGCAACAAGATGTTACCATTGAGTTTCTCCCCAACAGACATAGACTTGTTGAATACCTGAAAGTCTGTAAAGATGACCTTTGGAGCGATGGAATCATAAGCCACATCTTCAGGCTTGAACAGGTTAAAACCATTGAAGCCACCAAAGATCAGTTCACCCTTGCTAGTCCTCAACTTGGCATTTACGTTGAATTCCAACCCCTGCAAGCCATCTTCAGGAAGGAAGTTATTGACTTCAAAAGCCAACCCATAGGCAGAAGAGTCTTGTTCAACATGAACCTTGCTCAATCCTGTTGACTTACTCACCCAAATATCCCCCTGTCTATCTTCCAGAATACAGCTGATGATATCAGGCGCCAAACCTTGACTCTTTCCTAACTGTAAAACCTTGTGCTTATCAGGACCCAATACATTCAGCCCTTCCTTGGTCGCAATCCATACATACCCTCTTGAGTCTTCAATAACATCTGTTACATAGTTATCGCTAATCTCAATAATGCCACTTTCTTTTCTGTCAGGAAATGTCTTGTAGGAAGCCGTTTCCATATCATAGAAAATCATCCCTTGTGACGTTCCGATTGCCATATCTCCATTATGCATAGGAGTTATCTGTGTAATCGACTCATCCGGAAGTGAAATTCCTGACTCATTCTCTGGCTTGAAAAAGCGTTTGCTTTGCTTATCAAACAATACAATTCCATTTCCTAACGTACCGATCCAAATCCTTTTCTTTCGGTCTTCTGAGATTGTCCAGATATTGTTGTTAGGCAAACCACCTTCCTTATCAGGATCAAAAGTATATCTGGTAAATTTGTTTCCATCAAACACATTCAGACCTCCTGTGTAAGTCCCGATCCATACCAATCCGTCAGAGTCAATGAACAGACTCACAATTACATCATGACTCAGGGATGAATTGTCTTTAGGATTATGCTTGTATACCTTATAGGTCTGGTTTTTACGGTTGAAATAAATCAATCCTCCACCATTGGTTCCAATCCAAAGGTTGCCTCTAGCATCTTCAGCAAAACAGTCTACATCATTGTATGGAAGGCTGTTTGGCTCTGAAATAAAATGTTGGAAATGCCTGAATTTAAAGAATGAAGGGTGGTAATAACTGATACCATTCTTGTAAGTCGCAACCCAGATAATCCCTTGATCATCCTTGTAAAGATCCATAATGGAGTTTTGCGAAATACTCTTGTCATCTTCTGACTGATGGTACATTACCTGCTGCTTTCCACTTTTGGGGTCAATCAGGTTAATACCACCATGGTCAGTACCAATCCAGATATTGCCTTCTCCATCTTCCACTATTTTGGAGACCAGGTTTGAAGTCAAAGGTCTTTCCTTCAACTTACTGCTATACTGTGTCCATGAGTTGGTTTGAGGAGAGTAAACAAAGGCACCTTCCGCCATAATGTACACCCATATCCTGTTAGCACTATCAATAAAGATCCCTCCTTGCCTTACAGGCTCCTGTACTCTTTTCTGAAGAAAATTAAATGATTGAATTGCCTTGTAGGTCTTGCCATCAAACACCTCTACTACCCCATTATCATACAGGTAATAATACTTGTCCTTATGGTGTGTAAAGACTATCGGGCTATTCGTGTTGTAGGATGTGTTTTCGAAAGGGTCTACCAGCTGTTCTGCCGTTTGGTCATAGAACTGGTAGTGGTTAGATCGTGAGGTCTTGATCCACATGGTCTTGTTTTCGTCAAAATAGATATCCTCAACTGGCTCGTTGATACCCATTTCCAAAAACTTGCGATGTGGCTGGATAAACTTGTCCTGATTAAAATCAAAAATGGCAAACTGCCACCTCAACTTCAACCATAGGTTCCCATCCTTATCTTCCATGATGCCGGCGATATTATTATCCATCAATGATGATGAATCACCTGCTTCATGCGTGTAGTTCTTGAAGTTTTTTCCGTCATAACGGCTCAATCCGAAGGAAGTGCCAAACCACAAGAATCCTCGGGAATCTTTGAAAATGCAGGAGGTTTGGTTATTCACCAAACCTTCTGCACTAGATAATTTGAAAAACGTATTGTGTGGAAAGCTGGCACTTGCATGCAACGACACAAGTACCAGTAATCCCATTATCAACAATTTACCTAATTTCATACTTCACTATATCATGGGAACCCTCACTAATTGATTGTGATAGATTTCTTCCCTGTTATATTATCAGATGCATTTCCCAAATATAACACATACTTTCCCGACTCAAGCACCCAGTCCTGCTTATCATTGTCATAATAAGCTAAATCATCAACTGACACTTCTAAAGTCACCTTTTTGCTCTCACCTGCCATCAGAGATACTTTATCAAAGGCTTTCAGTTCCTTTTTCGCTCTTTCCACTTTAGAGCCAACTTTACCTACATAAAGCTGTGCAACTTCACTTCCTTGTACATCTCCTGTGTTAGTCAGTGTACAAGTCACTTCAATTGTACCACCTGACTTGAACTGTTTGTCGTTTACTTCCAATCCTGAGATTTCAAAAGAGGTATATGACAGACCAAAGCCAAATGCGAACTGAGGTTTGATTTTCTTCGTGTCGTGCCAACGGTAACCAACCAGAATATCTTCCTTGTAGTATTGGTTTACGCTATCACCTGGGTAAGAAAGCTCACCATAGAAGTGCGCTCCATTGTCTTCCAGCTTTACAGGGAAAGTGAAAGGCAATTTACCTGAAGGGTTGATGTCACCTGAGATCACGTCAGCAATTGCATTACCAGCTTCACTACCCAAGTACCAAGCCTGCATTACTGCCGGCACTTTTGATAACCAAGGCATTGACACCGCATTGCCGCTGACCAGAATCATACCCATATTTGGATTTGCCTCCAGCAGTTTAGCGATTAACTCATCCTGTCCGAATGGCAGATCGTATGATAGACGGTCTTCACCCTCACAGTCCTGATGATGGTTCTTGTTCAAGCCACCTACAAACAATACCAGATCAGCTTTTGAAGCAATCTCAATGGCAGCATTTTTCAGTGAGTCCTGATCAAGCTCTGAAGGAATTACCCTTCCATAAGCTGAAGGTCCTGAAGCATAACCCAAAGAGTGCAGGATAGTCGCATTCGGAAAACGACTACGGATACCATCCAGTGGAGAAATCTCATACTTTGCTTTCAGTTCTGAAGAACCACCACCTACAGTCATAGACTTGGTTGCATTTTCACCGATTACTGCAATCACCTGCTTTTTCTCAGGGTCAATCGGGAAGAATCCTTTCTCGTTTTTCAACAAAACGATCCCTTCCTGAGCAACCCTTCTCGCTACGTCCTGATGCTCCTCTGTATTGACACTACCCCAAGGTCTATTTCTGTCCAAACCAGTTCTGAAGATCATTCTCAGGATTCTTCTCACCTTATCATTCAGTTGGTCTTCGCTATACTTACCTTCTTTCAATCCATTCAGGAATGGATTTGCCAAGAAGTAGTTGTCGTATGCCAAGTCGATGCTTGAAGTAAGACCATTAGTCCAAGTACCCATCTCGATGTCCAAACCGTTTTCTACAGATTCCTTTGTATCGTGCGCTCCACCCCAGTCGGTAACCACAACACCATCAAAAGCCCAGTCCCTTTTCAGGATATGGTTCAGCAGAATATCATTGTGGCAGCACCACTGTCCATCGTATTTGTTGTAAGCACCCATGATAGACCAAGCTTTTCCTTCTGTTACTGCCGCCTTGAATGCAGGCAGGTAAATCTCATGCAAGGCACGGTCGCTAACATTTAC of the Limibacter armeniacum genome contains:
- the galA gene encoding beta-galactosidase GalA, producing the protein MRAYFLGLLLFAALLLPKLSYANDREKINFNRDWRFAYGHPFDTQKDFGTGTGYFTYLAKAGYGDGATAQAFDDRAWRELDLPHDWAAEMPFSEKASHSHGYKTVGRNFPETSVGWYRKHFNVAAEDDGKQFFIDFDGVSRNAQVWVNGFYLGQEPSGYQSFSYNISEYLNYGGENVIAVRADVTMEEGWYYEGAGIYRNVWLRKTAPLHIPKNGTFIHSEINGNAAIVTVEAKVFNAALEGTEAKLTHEIYNPEGTLVAKSDNSKVKLNGVSGSELKEQLTVENPSLWSLEQPQLYTCKTKVYQGSQLVDEYTTRFGIRTIKFDADKGFFLNGKHVKLKGTNLHQDHAGVGVAMTKGVMAYRISLLKDMGSNAIRSSHNPPTPELLDLCDEMGMLVINENRLMGTHDEALHEVSRLMERDRNHPSVIVWSVGNEEWMIEGNEKGARIAAKMQEFAKQYDTTRPINAAISGGWGHGISTTIDVMGFNYLPHGNTDEYHKQFPNTPTIGTEEGSTFATRGIYFDDSVKQYIAAYDRKPREIWYTIEGSWQYYAARDYLTGMFIWTGLDYHGEPTPYSWPSNLSYFGMMDLCGFPKDNVFYLKSWWQDKETVLHILPHWNLEGKEGEEVPVWVYSNCTEVELFLNGKSLGRKAMETNGHLEWQVKYKAGEIKAIGYDAKGKKIKETKHKTTGAPARIKMEAATHHDVAMVKVSVEDKKGLQVPTAGNNITFEIEGGGKLIGVGNGDPTGVELEQYVDKRQLLELPEVKVTELTEELMQSLSIVSESGTGFSGTEKALISTFNLEKGAFENAEISWFCQKVANNTMVYLNGQNVGRKDGENEIVLKRELFKEGENKLVIVGEPLPKKNQWDEANKVPGTIQLITAAPKWNRSLFNGLAQVIVQFDGTGEDVTLKATADGLKEFTLTIAAPKQ
- a CDS encoding beta-glucosidase family protein, with amino-acid sequence MKKSIIAIITFFSLWTGNAMAQENREIESKIDSIMSLMTLEEKVAMCHAQSKFSSPGVPRLGIPEVWMSDGPHGVRGEINWDNWGYANWTNDSITAFPALTALASTFNPELSHQYGVAIGEEARYRKKDVLLGPGVNIYRTPLNGRNFEYMGEDPFLASTMVVPYVQGVQQNGVAACVKHYALNNQEKWRGHINVNVSDRALHEIYLPAFKAAVTEGKAWSIMGAYNKYDGQWCCHNDILLNHILKRDWAFDGVVVTDWGGAHDTKESVENGLDIEMGTWTNGLTSSIDLAYDNYFLANPFLNGLKEGKYSEDQLNDKVRRILRMIFRTGLDRNRPWGSVNTEEHQDVARRVAQEGIVLLKNEKGFFPIDPEKKQVIAVIGENATKSMTVGGGSSELKAKYEISPLDGIRSRFPNATILHSLGYASGPSAYGRVIPSELDQDSLKNAAIEIASKADLVLFVGGLNKNHHQDCEGEDRLSYDLPFGQDELIAKLLEANPNMGMILVSGNAVSMPWLSKVPAVMQAWYLGSEAGNAIADVISGDINPSGKLPFTFPVKLEDNGAHFYGELSYPGDSVNQYYKEDILVGYRWHDTKKIKPQFAFGFGLSYTSFEISGLEVNDKQFKSGGTIEVTCTLTNTGDVQGSEVAQLYVGKVGSKVERAKKELKAFDKVSLMAGESKKVTLEVSVDDLAYYDNDKQDWVLESGKYVLYLGNASDNITGKKSITIN
- a CDS encoding hybrid sensor histidine kinase/response regulator transcription factor, whose protein sequence is MKLGKLLIMGLLVLVSLHASASFPHNTFFKLSSAEGLVNNQTSCIFKDSRGFLWFGTSFGLSRYDGKNFKNYTHEAGDSSSLMDNNIAGIMEDKDGNLWLKLRWQFAIFDFNQDKFIQPHRKFLEMGINEPVEDIYFDENKTMWIKTSRSNHYQFYDQTAEQLVDPFENTSYNTNSPIVFTHHKDKYYYLYDNGVVEVFDGKTYKAIQSFNFLQKRVQEPVRQGGIFIDSANRIWVYIMAEGAFVYSPQTNSWTQYSSKLKERPLTSNLVSKIVEDGEGNIWIGTDHGGINLIDPKSGKQQVMYHQSEDDKSISQNSIMDLYKDDQGIIWVATYKNGISYYHPSFFKFRHFQHFISEPNSLPYNDVDCFAEDARGNLWIGTNGGGLIYFNRKNQTYKVYKHNPKDNSSLSHDVIVSLFIDSDGLVWIGTYTGGLNVFDGNKFTRYTFDPDKEGGLPNNNIWTISEDRKKRIWIGTLGNGIVLFDKQSKRFFKPENESGISLPDESITQITPMHNGDMAIGTSQGMIFYDMETASYKTFPDRKESGIIEISDNYVTDVIEDSRGYVWIATKEGLNVLGPDKHKVLQLGKSQGLAPDIISCILEDRQGDIWVSKSTGLSKVHVEQDSSAYGLAFEVNNFLPEDGLQGLEFNVNAKLRTSKGELIFGGFNGFNLFKPEDVAYDSIAPKVIFTDFQVFNKSMSVGEKLNGNILLQQCIEDTEEVELKHNMNVFSIEFATLDYFTDELQFAYMLEGFDQDWVLMGDDFPRVTYTNLNPGDYVFKVKASKGDNWQDKYSTLKITVLPPFYMTPLAYVIYGLLLIMGLILYRYYMLKRERQKFIAEQERLQTKRNQELDDLKLKFLTNISHELRTPLTLILTPIEKLMNENLGESQKKVLGVIEKNAHELLNLVNQLLDFRRLDLHGMQLNLSYGDAVSFLLDVCEMFEEGFKKKKIDFKYESEVKAESFMFDQEKVKKIAMNLLSNALKFTSPNGAVHVKISTKPELFDGTGGLELAVTDTGTGIEASDLDKIFNRFYQSDNVKSMGIGGSGIGLNLVKEMVLLHGGDIKVESEIGKGSTFIVQLPIRSDVEHAEAPIAEEVEVSEPNEVQEEEETIEKSTQPTVLLVEDNADFRHFMRETLEDQYAVIEAEDGLAGLNMAKKASPDLIISDVMMPEMDGLELCKRLKSDVETSHIPIILLTARSGDEDKLRGYETGADDYITKPFRMDILKLRIEQYMSRRKAAHQNFQQKMEVTPSEVEITPIDEKLIKKAMGLVEENIAEPKFSVEDLSKELGMSRVQLYKKLTAITGKSPIEFIRIIRLKRGMQLLEKSQLSISEIAYEVGFNSPRYFSKYFEKEYGMLPSAYIKKFPNRGVKIDIDKK